The proteins below come from a single candidate division KSB1 bacterium genomic window:
- the rplE gene encoding 50S ribosomal protein L5, translating to MSDYKPRLKNQYKDSIIANLMKRFSYENVMQVPKLEKIVTNIGVGEAIQNPKVLEGAVSDLQQITGQKPSIRRAKKSISNFKLREGMEIGCMVTLRQNYMYEFLDRFISIALPRVRDFRGLSDKSFDGHGNYTIGVREQIIFPEIDYDKVDQIRGMDVTFCTTAKTDEEAFELLKEFGMPFRTR from the coding sequence GTGAGCGATTATAAACCTAGATTAAAAAATCAATATAAAGATTCAATCATAGCAAACCTGATGAAACGGTTTAGTTATGAAAATGTTATGCAAGTTCCTAAACTTGAAAAAATTGTTACCAATATTGGTGTGGGTGAAGCAATTCAGAATCCAAAAGTCCTTGAAGGGGCAGTTAGCGACTTACAGCAAATAACGGGACAAAAACCTTCCATCAGGCGAGCTAAAAAGTCTATTTCTAATTTTAAGCTTCGCGAAGGAATGGAAATTGGCTGTATGGTTACATTGCGGCAAAATTATATGTATGAATTCTTGGATAGATTTATAAGTATAGCACTACCACGAGTTAGGGATTTTCGCGGTTTATCGGATAAATCCTTCGATGGGCATGGGAATTACACTATCGGCGTTCGTGAACAGATTATTTTTCCGGAAATAGATTATGATAAAGTAGACCAGATTCGTGGGATGGATGTTACCTTTTGCACAACTGCAAAAACTGATGAAGAAGCTTTTGAGCTTTTAAAAGAGTTCGGAATGCCATTTCGCACCA
- a CDS encoding 50S ribosomal protein L24 — protein sequence MFVRKNDHVLILSGEDKGKQGKVLKVLPKEQRVIIEGVNFIKRHTKPSQTNPKGGIVEKEGMVNASNVMVVCEKCGEPTRVSFKVIADGSRVRSCKKCGEMIQAA from the coding sequence ATGTTTGTTAGAAAAAACGATCATGTGCTTATCTTGTCTGGTGAAGATAAGGGAAAGCAAGGGAAAGTACTTAAGGTTTTGCCAAAGGAACAGCGTGTGATTATTGAAGGTGTTAATTTCATAAAGCGGCATACAAAACCTAGTCAAACCAATCCTAAAGGCGGGATTGTTGAGAAGGAAGGTATGGTTAACGCATCAAATGTCATGGTTGTTTGTGAGAAATGTGGAGAACCCACTCGGGTAAGCTTTAAAGTTATAGCCGATGGATCAAGGGTACGAAGCTGTAAGAAATGCGGCGAAATGATCCAAGCAGCTTGA
- the rplN gene encoding 50S ribosomal protein L14 gives MIQVHSRLIVADNTGAKKVMCIRVLGGTRRRYARIGDIIVVSVKSAIPGAGVKKGEVSRAVVVRTKKEMRRHDGSYIRFDENAAVLITEQNEPRGTRIFGPVARELREKQFMKIASLAPEVL, from the coding sequence ATGATTCAAGTACATTCTCGGCTAATTGTTGCAGATAATACAGGTGCAAAAAAAGTGATGTGCATACGTGTTTTGGGTGGGACTAGAAGACGGTATGCCAGAATTGGTGACATCATTGTGGTGTCTGTAAAATCAGCAATTCCTGGGGCCGGTGTTAAAAAAGGTGAGGTAAGCAGGGCAGTGGTTGTGCGGACTAAAAAAGAAATGCGACGTCATGATGGTTCCTATATCCGGTTTGATGAAAATGCTGCTGTATTGATTACTGAACAAAACGAACCAAGAGGTACTCGTATTTTTGGCCCGGTTGCACGAGAGTTAAGGGAAAAGCAATTTATGAAAATCGCATCATTGGCGCCAGAGGTTTTGTAA
- the rpsQ gene encoding 30S ribosomal protein S17: MENNTTSEDKRGRRKIIQGVVVSDKMDKTRVVTVERQVRHAVYKKFIKRRKNFMAHDEKNQSNVGDKVMLMETRPLSRHKRWRLVEIIERAK; this comes from the coding sequence ATGGAAAATAATACAACTTCGGAAGATAAACGTGGACGTCGCAAGATTATCCAGGGCGTGGTAGTCAGTGATAAAATGGATAAAACAAGAGTCGTAACTGTCGAGCGTCAAGTTCGTCACGCCGTTTACAAGAAGTTCATTAAGCGCAGAAAAAATTTCATGGCTCATGATGAAAAAAACCAGTCCAATGTTGGCGATAAAGTGATGCTAATGGAAACGCGTCCATTAAGTCGCCACAAAAGATGGAGATTGGTAGAAATAATCGAGCGAGCCAAATAA
- the rpmC gene encoding 50S ribosomal protein L29 — MKQHELKELSLNEIQFRLEDLEDEMSNLRYQKALGQLNNPLRIRIVRRERAQMKTVIHESESGLRKLTGEKEKVQENGK, encoded by the coding sequence ATGAAACAGCATGAATTGAAAGAACTTTCGTTAAATGAAATTCAATTTCGGCTTGAAGATTTGGAAGATGAAATGAGTAATCTTCGCTATCAGAAAGCACTTGGTCAATTGAATAATCCTTTAAGAATCAGAATCGTTCGTAGAGAAAGAGCTCAAATGAAAACTGTGATACATGAAAGTGAGTCGGGTTTACGAAAGCTTACTGGTGAAAAGGAGAAAGTGCAAGAAAATGGAAAATAA
- the rplP gene encoding 50S ribosomal protein L16 yields MLMPKRVKYRKQHRGRMRGKAMVGCEISFGSYALKSLEPAWISSRQIEAARIAITRHVKRGGKLWIRIFPDKPVTKKPLETRMGKGKGAPEFWVAVVKPGRILFEMEGVSPEVAKEAMRLASHKLPIKTKFIVAEEIGLS; encoded by the coding sequence ATGTTAATGCCAAAAAGAGTTAAATACAGAAAACAACATCGTGGAAGAATGCGCGGCAAAGCCATGGTCGGTTGTGAAATTAGTTTCGGTAGTTATGCTCTAAAATCACTAGAGCCGGCATGGATATCCAGCCGGCAGATAGAGGCAGCTCGAATCGCGATTACGAGGCATGTTAAAAGAGGTGGTAAGTTATGGATCAGGATATTCCCTGATAAACCAGTCACCAAAAAACCCCTTGAAACTAGAATGGGTAAAGGAAAAGGAGCGCCTGAATTTTGGGTGGCAGTTGTTAAACCTGGTCGTATTCTATTTGAAATGGAAGGAGTTTCTCCGGAAGTTGCAAAAGAAGCAATGCGATTGGCATCCCATAAACTGCCGATTAAAACAAAATTTATTGTTGCAGAAGAAATAGGTTTATCATGA
- the rpsC gene encoding 30S ribosomal protein S3, with product MGQKTHPIGFRLGVIKNWSSNWFDERNFATTLEEDIFLRRYIRKRLQNAGISAIEIQRTSKRATVIINTAKPGIVIGRKGQEVDQLMEELRRLTNKDVQVNVNEIKRPELDAYLVADNIARQLVAKISFRRAMKRAITATMRMGAQGIKIQCSGRLGGAEMARRESYKDGVIPLHTLRADIDYAIATANTTYGAIGVKVWICKGIVIGSVLD from the coding sequence TTGGGTCAAAAAACACATCCTATAGGTTTCCGACTTGGCGTAATAAAAAATTGGTCATCAAATTGGTTTGATGAGCGAAATTTTGCTACTACTCTGGAAGAAGATATATTTTTAAGGCGCTATATTAGGAAAAGATTACAGAATGCCGGTATTTCAGCTATTGAAATTCAAAGAACTTCGAAGCGTGCAACTGTTATCATAAATACTGCGAAGCCGGGTATCGTAATCGGGCGTAAAGGCCAGGAAGTCGATCAGCTTATGGAAGAATTGCGACGGCTAACCAACAAAGACGTTCAAGTTAATGTAAATGAAATTAAACGTCCCGAGCTTGATGCTTATCTAGTAGCTGACAATATTGCGCGTCAATTGGTAGCTAAGATATCTTTTCGACGGGCAATGAAAAGAGCTATAACAGCAACGATGAGAATGGGTGCGCAGGGTATTAAAATCCAGTGTTCAGGTAGGTTGGGCGGTGCTGAAATGGCGAGAAGAGAAAGTTATAAGGATGGTGTGATTCCATTGCATACTTTGCGAGCAGATATTGATTATGCAATTGCTACTGCAAATACGACCTATGGAGCCATTGGAGTTAAGGTCTGGATTTGTAAAGGTATAGTAATTGGATCTGTTCTGGATTAA
- the rplV gene encoding 50S ribosomal protein L22: MEAIAQTKYIRMSPRKVRRVADLIRGKNVDSAINILHFTPKAAARPLEKTLRSAVSNLVNNQDSSGKVDPELLFIKEIKIDEGPTMKRFRAASMGRVSRIRRRSSHIKILVGVEE, from the coding sequence ATGGAAGCAATTGCCCAGACAAAATATATTCGAATGTCTCCACGAAAAGTGCGCCGTGTTGCGGACTTAATTCGAGGCAAGAATGTGGATTCTGCCATTAATATTTTGCATTTCACACCCAAGGCTGCTGCGAGGCCATTGGAAAAAACATTGAGATCAGCAGTTTCTAACCTGGTTAATAATCAAGATTCATCAGGCAAGGTTGATCCTGAGTTATTGTTTATTAAAGAAATCAAAATTGATGAAGGTCCCACTATGAAACGGTTTCGCGCTGCTTCTATGGGTCGTGTTAGTAGAATTAGGAGAAGATCAAGTCACATTAAGATATTAGTAGGTGTTGAAGAATAA
- the rpsS gene encoding 30S ribosomal protein S19, whose product MPRSVKKGPFIDEKLANKIDALNQSREKRVLKTWARRSVIPPEFVGHTLAVHNGNKFIPVFITENMVGHKLGEFAPTRIFRGHSGKKTEKVVGRK is encoded by the coding sequence ATGCCACGATCCGTTAAAAAGGGTCCTTTTATCGACGAAAAGTTAGCGAATAAAATTGATGCTTTGAATCAGTCGCGTGAAAAGAGAGTCCTCAAGACTTGGGCAAGACGTTCAGTAATTCCTCCGGAATTTGTTGGACATACGCTTGCAGTTCATAACGGGAATAAATTTATTCCTGTATTTATTACTGAAAATATGGTCGGTCATAAATTAGGTGAATTTGCCCCTACAAGAATCTTTCGAGGACATAGTGGCAAAAAAACTGAAAAGGTTGTTGGTAGAAAATAA
- the rplB gene encoding 50S ribosomal protein L2, which produces MPLKAYKPKTPSLRFRMTPTFEELTDTKREKSLIEPLKRKGGRNNLGRITMRRRGGGHKRQYRVIDFKRNKDNISARVASIQYDPNRSAYIALLFYIDGEKRYILYPQGLKVDDTVISGDQVEIKIGNTMLLGNIPLGTFVHNIEMKIGKGGQMARSAGTYAQLMAKEGKNAHLKLPSGEVRLINLNCRATIGQVGNLDHEKVVLGKAGASRWLGRRPKVRGVAMNPVDHPMGGGEGKSSGGRHPTSPWGWKTKGWKTRKKKQSDKYIVKKRK; this is translated from the coding sequence ATGCCATTAAAAGCATACAAGCCTAAAACACCCTCCTTACGGTTTCGAATGACTCCCACATTCGAGGAGCTAACCGATACCAAAAGAGAAAAATCTCTTATTGAGCCTTTGAAAAGAAAAGGCGGTCGTAACAATTTAGGTAGAATTACCATGCGGCGCAGAGGTGGGGGGCATAAGCGACAGTATCGCGTTATAGATTTTAAACGGAATAAAGATAATATCTCTGCTAGGGTTGCATCCATTCAGTATGACCCTAATCGATCTGCTTATATTGCACTCTTGTTTTATATCGATGGAGAAAAGCGTTATATTCTTTATCCGCAAGGATTAAAAGTTGATGACACGGTAATATCCGGAGACCAGGTTGAGATCAAGATCGGCAATACCATGTTGCTTGGTAATATTCCTTTGGGAACATTCGTTCATAATATTGAAATGAAGATTGGCAAAGGCGGACAAATGGCCAGGAGTGCGGGAACCTATGCGCAATTGATGGCCAAAGAAGGTAAAAACGCTCATTTGAAATTACCCTCCGGTGAGGTTCGGTTAATTAATTTGAATTGTCGTGCTACCATAGGCCAGGTGGGGAATTTGGATCATGAAAAGGTTGTTTTGGGAAAAGCCGGGGCAAGCAGATGGCTTGGTAGAAGGCCCAAAGTTCGCGGGGTTGCTATGAACCCGGTTGACCATCCCATGGGTGGTGGCGAAGGAAAAAGTTCCGGAGGCAGGCATCCGACTTCTCCATGGGGATGGAAAACGAAAGGGTGGAAAACCCGAAAGAAAAAGCAGTCGGATAAATATATTGTTAAGAAAAGAAAATAG
- a CDS encoding 50S ribosomal protein L23 — translation MNKTFQIIQRPLLTEKITNLAELNNQYAFEIVKNINKIEIKKAIEKRFNVTVLSVRTMLVRGKKRRMGRFEGKRAQWKKAIVSLKEGDTIDFVEGSD, via the coding sequence ATGAATAAAACTTTTCAAATAATTCAAAGGCCTTTGTTAACTGAAAAAATCACAAATCTTGCTGAATTAAATAACCAGTACGCATTTGAGATTGTTAAAAATATAAATAAAATCGAGATAAAAAAAGCAATTGAAAAAAGGTTTAACGTGACGGTTTTGTCTGTCCGCACAATGTTGGTTCGTGGGAAAAAAAGAAGAATGGGACGTTTTGAGGGAAAGCGTGCCCAATGGAAGAAGGCTATCGTATCTTTAAAAGAAGGCGATACGATTGATTTCGTTGAAGGTAGTGATTGA
- the rplD gene encoding 50S ribosomal protein L4 → MKADLYKNDGTTNAKAVNVPADIFGIEPNDDAIYMDVKSVMTNSREGIASTKNRAMVRGGGKKPWKQKGRGVARAGTNRSPIWRGGGTIFGPQPRNFHMKVNKKVKALARKSAYSYKMKEGSVRIIEDLKMETPKTKDLFDLLKSWDIERKKITVLLSENKRNVWLSGRNIPNLSICLATNASTYDLLDNEILLVENDAIKKLQEVFA, encoded by the coding sequence GTGAAAGCAGATCTCTACAAAAATGATGGGACGACAAACGCAAAGGCTGTAAATGTGCCTGCAGATATTTTTGGGATTGAGCCAAATGATGATGCAATCTATATGGATGTAAAATCTGTTATGACAAATTCTAGAGAGGGCATTGCATCTACAAAAAATCGTGCGATGGTTCGAGGCGGTGGCAAGAAGCCATGGAAACAAAAAGGTCGAGGTGTTGCCAGAGCCGGAACTAATCGTTCACCAATTTGGCGCGGTGGTGGAACTATTTTTGGTCCGCAACCGAGAAATTTTCATATGAAGGTGAATAAGAAAGTAAAAGCGCTTGCCAGGAAATCTGCATATTCATATAAAATGAAAGAAGGATCGGTTAGAATTATTGAAGATCTTAAAATGGAAACCCCCAAAACCAAAGACTTGTTTGATCTTTTGAAAAGTTGGGATATTGAAAGAAAAAAAATTACGGTTTTATTAAGCGAAAATAAAAGAAATGTGTGGCTTTCCGGAAGAAATATTCCCAATTTATCGATTTGTCTTGCAACCAATGCTTCAACTTATGACCTGCTCGATAATGAGATTTTATTGGTTGAAAACGATGCAATTAAAAAGTTGCAAGAGGTGTTTGCATGA
- the rplC gene encoding 50S ribosomal protein L3: MVGLLGRKVGMTRIFNEEGRDFPVTVLEVGPCYVTQIKTESTDGYSSVQLGFKEKKEARVSKPLLGHFAKAKVKPTYVLREFRDFELDKEIQLGETIDASIFTPGDVVSISSKSKGKGFQGVMKRHGFAGGQKTHGQSDRLRAPGSIGQSSYPSRVFKGMKMGGRTGNSRRTVKNLVIVKTIQEQNLVLVKGSVPGSVNNIVEIKKN; this comes from the coding sequence ATGGTTGGTTTGCTTGGTCGCAAAGTTGGTATGACGCGAATATTTAATGAGGAGGGGCGTGACTTTCCTGTTACAGTGTTAGAAGTAGGCCCTTGCTATGTAACTCAAATTAAAACGGAAAGCACAGATGGTTACTCATCTGTCCAGTTGGGATTTAAAGAAAAGAAAGAAGCAAGAGTTAGTAAACCATTGCTAGGTCATTTTGCCAAAGCAAAGGTGAAACCGACTTATGTTTTAAGAGAATTTCGTGATTTTGAGTTAGATAAAGAAATTCAGTTAGGTGAGACAATTGATGCAAGTATTTTTACTCCAGGTGATGTTGTTTCCATTTCGAGCAAGAGCAAGGGAAAGGGTTTCCAGGGAGTTATGAAACGACATGGTTTTGCCGGTGGTCAGAAAACTCATGGGCAAAGTGATCGATTGCGTGCACCTGGATCTATCGGTCAGTCTTCTTATCCATCAAGAGTTTTTAAAGGGATGAAGATGGGCGGAAGAACCGGGAATAGCCGTAGGACAGTAAAAAACCTTGTGATCGTTAAAACTATTCAAGAACAAAACCTGGTACTGGTAAAAGGAAGTGTTCCGGGTTCTGTGAATAATATAGTAGAAATTAAGAAAAACTAG
- the rpsJ gene encoding 30S ribosomal protein S10, with the protein MASQKIRIKLKAYDHRLIDQSTDKIIKTAKSTGAAISGPVPLPIKRSVYTVLRSPHVDKKSREQFETRIHKRLIDILNSTPKTIDALMKLELPAGVDVEIKV; encoded by the coding sequence ATGGCAAGTCAAAAAATTAGAATCAAACTAAAAGCTTATGATCATCGCTTGATTGATCAATCCACGGATAAAATTATTAAAACTGCAAAATCAACAGGAGCAGCGATTTCCGGTCCGGTTCCATTACCCATTAAGCGATCGGTTTATACTGTATTACGTTCACCCCATGTTGATAAAAAATCAAGAGAGCAATTCGAAACAAGAATTCATAAGCGATTAATCGACATTTTGAATTCAACTCCAAAAACGATTGACGCTCTTATGAAATTAGAGCTTCCCGCTGGTGTTGATGTTGAAATCAAGGTGTAA
- the tuf gene encoding elongation factor Tu has product MSKAKFERTKPHVNVGTIGHVDHGKTTLTAAMTLYLSDKGLAEVRTFDSIDNAPEERERGITIATAHVEYESENRHYAHVDCPGHADYVKNMITGAAQMDGAILVVSAADGPMPQTREHILLARQVGVPFIVVYMNKVDMVDDPELLELVELELRELLSKYEFPGDEIPIIQGSALKALENPGDAEATDSIQKLLDALDEYIPVPEREIDKPFLLPVEDVFSITGRGTVATGRVDRGKIHVGDEIELVGLGANRKTVVTGVEMFRKLLDVGMAGDNLGLLLRGVDKDEIERGMVLAIPGSITPHTDFDAEVYVLTKEEGGRHTPFFNGYRPQFYFRTTDVTGSIQLPDGVEMVMPGDNITMKVELISEIAMEEGLRFAVREGGRTVGAGVVSKILK; this is encoded by the coding sequence ATGTCTAAGGCAAAGTTTGAACGTACGAAGCCCCATGTGAATGTAGGGACAATAGGCCATGTTGATCATGGGAAGACAACCTTAACAGCAGCGATGACTTTATATTTGAGCGATAAAGGGTTGGCCGAGGTTCGGACATTTGATTCAATAGATAATGCTCCAGAGGAGCGGGAGCGAGGAATAACGATAGCGACAGCGCATGTTGAGTATGAGTCGGAAAATCGTCATTATGCTCATGTAGATTGTCCGGGTCATGCTGACTATGTTAAGAACATGATCACAGGTGCAGCCCAGATGGATGGCGCCATTTTGGTAGTAAGTGCGGCAGATGGCCCCATGCCCCAAACCCGGGAACATATTTTGTTGGCTCGCCAGGTTGGTGTGCCTTTTATCGTGGTTTATATGAACAAAGTAGATATGGTTGATGATCCGGAATTATTGGAGTTGGTGGAGCTGGAATTACGTGAGCTATTAAGCAAGTATGAGTTTCCCGGAGACGAAATACCCATTATTCAAGGCAGTGCTTTAAAAGCTTTGGAGAATCCGGGAGATGCGGAAGCGACAGATTCAATCCAGAAGTTATTGGATGCCTTGGATGAATATATACCGGTTCCCGAGCGCGAGATTGACAAGCCGTTTCTATTGCCGGTTGAGGATGTTTTTAGTATTACAGGTCGTGGCACTGTAGCTACAGGCCGTGTAGATCGTGGTAAAATTCATGTGGGAGATGAGATAGAGTTAGTCGGTTTGGGTGCCAATCGTAAAACGGTTGTGACTGGAGTGGAGATGTTCCGCAAGTTGTTGGATGTAGGTATGGCGGGAGATAATTTAGGATTATTGCTTCGGGGTGTAGATAAGGACGAGATTGAACGAGGGATGGTGTTAGCGATTCCGGGTTCGATTACCCCACATACCGATTTTGATGCGGAAGTTTATGTGTTAACAAAAGAAGAAGGTGGCCGTCATACCCCATTTTTCAATGGCTATCGTCCTCAATTTTATTTTCGAACGACAGATGTAACAGGCTCGATCCAGCTTCCTGATGGCGTAGAGATGGTGATGCCAGGTGATAATATCACCATGAAGGTAGAGCTGATTTCGGAGATTGCTATGGAAGAAGGTTTGCGTTTCGCGGTTCGTGAAGGTGGTAGAACGGTTGGCGCTGGGGTCGTTAGTAAAATTTTAAAGTAA
- the fusA gene encoding elongation factor G — translation MAREFSIEKTRNIGIMAHIDAGKTTTTERILYYTGKIHRMGEVHDGAATMDWMEQEKERGITITSASVTCFWKDNRINIIDTPGHVDFTVEVERSLRVLDGAVAVFCAVGGVEPQSETVWRQADKYQVPRISFVNKMDRVGADFFNTLKMIKERLGANPVPIQIPMGSGELFNGLIDLVKMKGVMYNDNTLGVNWDETSIPNDLLPLAQEYRQKLIEAISDYDDEIMMKYLDGKEISEQEIKAAIRKAVLDGSFTPVICGSAFKNKGIQRLLDAVLDYLPAPSDIPSVQGIHPKSKKEETRAPSDDEPFSALAFKIMTDPYVGKLTYFRVYSGQVKAGSYIMNTVTGKKERLGRILQMQANKRTDLEEAFTGDIIAAVGLKQTRTGDTLSDERHPVVLESMVFPDPVIRVAIEPKTKAESDKLTEALVKLAEEDPTFKVKVDEETGQTIISGMGELHLEILVDRLLREFKVQGNVGKPQVAYRETITKKVSVETKFVRQTGGRGQYAHVVMEFGPSEKGEGYVFENKIFGGAIPREFINPVKTGIKGALGNGVIAGYPLVDIKATLLDGSFHPVDSSEIAFKTAGSIALKDAVIKANPVILEPIMDVEIVVPEEYMGDVLGDINSRRGKIVGMVPRSDAQVISTVVPLSEMFGYATSLRSMTQGRAIYSMQFSNYQPLPKGLAGELVEKMNMSNVAV, via the coding sequence ATGGCAAGAGAATTCAGTATAGAAAAAACCCGAAATATCGGAATAATGGCGCACATTGATGCTGGGAAAACCACCACGACCGAGCGAATACTGTATTATACTGGAAAAATCCATAGAATGGGTGAAGTACATGATGGTGCGGCTACGATGGATTGGATGGAACAAGAGAAAGAAAGAGGAATTACAATTACATCGGCTTCGGTCACCTGTTTCTGGAAAGATAATCGCATTAATATTATTGATACTCCCGGCCACGTAGATTTTACAGTTGAAGTTGAACGGTCACTTCGTGTTCTTGATGGAGCAGTTGCGGTGTTTTGTGCAGTTGGTGGAGTAGAACCACAGTCAGAAACTGTCTGGCGGCAAGCTGATAAATATCAAGTTCCCAGAATTTCTTTTGTAAACAAAATGGACCGTGTAGGTGCTGATTTCTTTAACACATTAAAAATGATAAAAGAACGCCTTGGAGCAAATCCGGTTCCCATTCAAATTCCCATGGGGTCCGGTGAGTTATTTAACGGTTTGATTGACCTTGTTAAAATGAAGGGGGTTATGTATAACGACAATACTCTTGGTGTGAATTGGGATGAGACTTCAATTCCTAATGACTTGCTTCCGTTAGCGCAAGAATACAGACAGAAATTGATCGAAGCTATTTCGGATTACGACGATGAAATCATGATGAAATATTTAGACGGGAAAGAGATTTCGGAACAAGAAATAAAAGCTGCAATTCGAAAAGCTGTTCTTGATGGCTCCTTTACGCCAGTCATTTGCGGTTCCGCTTTTAAGAATAAAGGGATTCAGCGATTGCTGGATGCAGTGCTTGATTATTTACCGGCACCTTCGGATATTCCTTCTGTTCAGGGTATTCATCCAAAATCTAAAAAAGAAGAAACTCGTGCTCCAAGTGATGATGAGCCATTTTCTGCTCTTGCTTTTAAAATTATGACAGACCCTTATGTGGGCAAGCTGACTTATTTCAGAGTCTATTCCGGTCAAGTTAAAGCTGGATCTTACATCATGAATACAGTAACCGGTAAGAAAGAACGATTGGGTCGAATTCTACAGATGCAAGCAAATAAACGAACCGATTTGGAAGAAGCCTTCACCGGTGATATTATCGCTGCAGTTGGACTGAAACAAACCAGAACCGGCGATACGCTTAGTGATGAGCGACATCCTGTTGTGCTGGAATCAATGGTTTTTCCAGATCCTGTTATCCGGGTAGCAATCGAGCCCAAAACGAAGGCGGAAAGTGATAAACTAACTGAAGCCCTCGTTAAACTGGCGGAAGAAGATCCGACATTCAAGGTGAAAGTAGATGAAGAAACGGGACAGACCATCATTTCGGGAATGGGGGAGCTTCATCTTGAAATTTTAGTTGATAGATTATTAAGAGAGTTTAAGGTGCAGGGAAATGTAGGCAAACCACAAGTAGCCTATCGTGAGACAATTACAAAGAAAGTAAGTGTCGAAACTAAATTTGTTCGGCAAACAGGCGGTAGAGGACAGTACGCTCATGTTGTAATGGAGTTTGGACCCTCAGAGAAAGGAGAGGGTTATGTATTTGAAAATAAAATTTTTGGTGGTGCGATTCCTCGAGAGTTTATTAATCCTGTAAAAACCGGAATAAAAGGTGCGCTTGGGAATGGAGTAATTGCAGGTTATCCTTTAGTAGACATTAAGGCAACATTACTTGATGGCTCGTTTCATCCGGTAGATTCGTCAGAAATTGCCTTTAAAACTGCTGGGTCCATTGCTTTGAAAGATGCGGTTATAAAAGCAAACCCGGTCATATTGGAACCCATTATGGATGTTGAGATCGTAGTTCCCGAAGAATATATGGGTGATGTTTTAGGTGATATAAATTCGCGAAGAGGTAAAATTGTTGGAATGGTCCCCAGGAGTGATGCTCAAGTAATTTCCACGGTGGTTCCCTTGAGTGAAATGTTTGGTTATGCGACGTCCCTTCGATCCATGACGCAGGGTCGAGCCATTTATTCAATGCAGTTTTCAAATTATCAGCCACTGCCAAAGGGATTGGCAGGCGAGCTGGTAGAAAAGATGAATATGTCTAACGTTGCAGTTTAA
- the rpsG gene encoding 30S ribosomal protein S7, which yields MSRRKRISKREILPDPKHNNKMVAKFVNNIMRKGKKSTAENILYDAFDLIEQKTDTNSLEVFQKAVEHSRPLLEVKSRRVGGATYQVPMEVAMDRSIALAMRWLIQFAKQRPEKTMAERLATELLNAFKKEGATIKKREDTHKMAEANKAFAHFRW from the coding sequence ATGTCGAGGCGTAAAAGGATTTCCAAGCGAGAGATTTTACCGGATCCCAAGCATAATAATAAGATGGTTGCGAAATTTGTGAATAATATTATGAGAAAGGGAAAAAAGAGTACTGCTGAGAATATTCTTTATGATGCTTTCGATTTAATCGAACAGAAAACAGATACGAATAGTCTTGAAGTCTTTCAGAAAGCTGTAGAGCATTCTCGACCCCTGCTAGAGGTTAAATCAAGAAGAGTTGGCGGTGCTACCTATCAAGTTCCTATGGAAGTCGCTATGGATCGAAGTATAGCACTGGCAATGCGGTGGTTAATTCAATTTGCGAAACAACGACCGGAAAAAACTATGGCAGAAAGATTGGCTACAGAATTATTGAATGCGTTTAAAAAAGAAGGCGCAACAATTAAAAAACGTGAAGATACTCATAAAATGGCAGAAGCGAATAAAGCATTTGCGCATTTCCGATGGTAG
- a CDS encoding 30S ribosomal protein S12 — MPTINQLIRKGRKVVKKKNKVPALKACPQKRGVCTRVYTTTPKKPNSALRKVARVRLTNGIEVTAYIPGEGHNLQEHSIVLIRGGRVRDLPGVRYHIIRGALDSAGVEDRKNGRSKYGTKNSK, encoded by the coding sequence TTGCCAACTATTAATCAATTAATCCGGAAAGGCCGGAAAGTTGTTAAAAAGAAAAATAAGGTTCCTGCGTTAAAGGCTTGCCCGCAAAAGCGAGGTGTATGCACGCGTGTGTATACTACAACTCCCAAAAAACCTAACTCTGCTCTTCGAAAAGTAGCACGTGTAAGGTTGACTAATGGTATTGAAGTCACTGCATATATACCTGGTGAAGGGCATAATTTACAGGAGCATAGTATTGTGCTCATTCGTGGCGGAAGGGTGAGGGATCTTCCTGGGGTCCGATATCATATTATCCGAGGAGCATTAGATTCCGCAGGTGTCGAAGACCGAAAAAATGGTCGTTCGAAGTATGGCACCAAAAACAGCAAATAA